Proteins co-encoded in one Gossypium arboreum isolate Shixiya-1 chromosome 11, ASM2569848v2, whole genome shotgun sequence genomic window:
- the LOC108473654 gene encoding uncharacterized protein LOC108473654 isoform X2, translating to MFNSPQGNKQSLQKSMRKVSPGASQKDLWLAVREGSLPDVDSVLALLKKAGGNINSRNSFGLTPLHIATWRNNIPVIRRLLAAGADPDARDGESGWSSLHRALHFGHLAVASVLLQSGASITLEDSKCRTPVDLLSGPVLQVFGSAQDSVATEVFSWGSGVNYQLGTGNAHIQKLPCKLDSFHGSKIKLVSAAKFHSIAVTARGEVYTWGFGRGGRLGHPDFDIHSGQAAVITPRQVTSGLGAHRVKAIAAAKHHTVIATEGGDVFTWGSNREGQLGYTSVDTQPTPRRVSSLRSRIVAVAAANKHTAVVSASGEVFTWGCNREGQLGYGTSNSASNYTPRIVEYLKSKVFVGVATAKYHTIVLGADGEVYTWGHRLVTPRRVVITRNLKKSGSTPLKFHRKERLHVVAIAAGMVHSIAMTEDGALFYWVSSDPDLRCQQLYSLCGKKMVSISAGKYWAAATTATGDVYMWDGKQSTDKPPVATRLHGVKRATSVSVGETHLLTIGSVYHPVYPPSMPKSDKAPKLKVNDEVEEFDEECMFDDLESSSITSAHKNDSEQKPIPSLKSLCEKVAAECLVEPRNAIQLLEIADSLGADDLKKHCEDIIIHNLDYILTVSSQAFASASPDVLANLEKSLDLRSSESWSYRRLPTHTATFPVIINSEDEDSESEVLRTRNNNKNKNPLENGDRLDSFLQPKDDPNLGISKQVRALWKKLQQIEVLEEKQLSGCILDDQQIAKLQTRPALENSLAELGVPVERSHLKGSCSILSDGKGNKKAEVSRKQRRKSKQRVSQVETVSGFCTTNKEPNSVKGFSDVENPQVLMTKEENRGCEGATQNEASIESTFFVQKKDSSVPAKDKGTSQTATKKKNRKGGLSMFLSGALDDSPKQVTPLPPTPRSEGPAWGGAKVSKGSASLREIQDEQSKIQVNQKTGSKNQVEDLFAGKSEGKILLSSYLPSKPIPVVSVQTPQASDAERSTPPWASSGTPPHLSRPSLRDIQMQQGKQLHGLSHSPKMKMSGFSVASSQGSPSDSPGVNRWFKPEIEATSSIRSIQIEERAIKDLKRFYSSVKVVKNQS from the exons ATGTTTAATTCACCTCAAGGAAATAAACAGAGCCTCCAAAAATCCATGCGAAAAGTCTCACCTGGTGCCTCACAAAAAGATTTGTGGCTTGCTGTGCGAGAAGGGTCCTTGCCTGATGTAGACTCAGTGTTGGCTCTATTGAAGAAGGCTGGAGGTAATATCAATTCAAGGAACAGTTTTGGTCTGACTCCTCTTCACATTGCAACTTGGAGAAACAACATTCCTGTTATTCGAAGGCTTCTAGCTGCTGGTGCTGATCCTGATGCTAGG GATGGAGAATCAGGATGGAGTAGCCTTCACAGGGCTCTGCATTTCGGTCATCTTGCTGTAGCAAGTGTTCTCCTTCAGTCTGGTGCTTCTATTACATTGGAAGATTCAAAATGTAGAACACCTGTAGATCTCCTATCAGGGCCTGTCTTGCAGGTTTTTGGAAGTGCACAGGATTCAG TAGCTACTGAGGTGTTTAGCTGGGGAAGTGGTGTGAACTATCAACTTGGAACTGGAAATGCCCACATACAAAAGCTACCTTGCAAACTTGATTCATTTCATGGCTCAAAAATTAAGTTGGTTTCTGCTGCTAAGTTCCACAGTATAGCTGTTACGGCCCGCGGAGAAGTCTACACCTGGGGTTTTGGAAGGGGGGGCCGTCTTGGGCATCCTGACTTTGACATTCATAG TGGTCAAGCTGCAGTTATCACTCCCCGCCAAGTGACTTCTGGTTTGGGGGCACATCGAGTGAAAGCAATTGCTGCAGCTAAACATCACACTGTAATTGCTACTGAGGGTGGGGATGTGTTCACTTGGGGATCCAATAGAG AGGGTCAGCTGGGCTATACGTCTGTGGATACCCAACCAACACCACGTAGAGTAAGTTCACTTAGATCAAGAATAGTTGCTGTTGCTGCTGCAAATAAGCATACTGCTGTTGTCTCTGCATCTGGTGAAGTTTTCACATGGGGTTGCAACCGAGAGGGTCAACTTGGCTATGGCACATCTAATTCGGCATCAAATTACACACCAAGAATAGTTGAGTACTTGAAAAGCAAGGTCTTTGTAGGTGTTGCGACCGCAAAATATCACACAATTGTTTTGGGAGCTGATGGAGAG GTATATACTTGGGGTCATCGACTAGTCACACCTAGACGAGTTGTCATTACTAGAAATTTAAAAAAGAGTGGAAGCACGCCCCTGAAATTCCATCGAAAGGAACGACTTCATGTGGTTGCAATAGCTGCTGGGATGGTACATAGCATTGCTATGACTGAAGATGGAGCATTATTTTATTGGGTTTCCTCAGATCCTGATCTTAGATGCCAACAG TTATATTCGTTGTGTGGAAAGAAAATGGTAAGCATTTCTGCTGGCAAGTATTGGGCTGCAGCTACCACTGCTACAGGTGATGTTTACATGTGGGATGGCAAGCAAAGTACAGACAAACCACCTGTTGCAACTCGGTTACATGGCGTTAAGAGGGCTACTTCAGTTTCAGTTGGTGAGACTCATCTTTTGACTATTGGTTCTGTCTATCACCCTGTCTATCCTCCTAGCATGCCCAAAAGTGACAAGGCACCAAAGTTGAAAGTCAATGATGAAGTAGAAGAATTTGATGAggaatgcatgtttgatgatttagAGTCAAGTAGCATAACATCTGCACATAAAAATGATTCTGAGCAAAAGCCCATACCAAGCTTAAAGAGTCTTTGTGAGAAAGTGGCAGCAGAGTGTCTAGTGGAGCCACGAAATGCAATTCAACTACTTGAAATTGCAGATTCCCTTGGAGCTGATGATTTGAAGAAGCATTGTGAG GATATTATTATTCATAACTTGGACTATATCTTAACAGTTTCATCACAAGCTTTCGCCAGTGCATCACCAGATGTTTTAGCTAATCTTGAGAAGTCATTAGACTTGAGATCATCGGAGTCATGGAGTTATCGTCGGCTCCCCACTCATACAGCTACCTTTCCAGTTATCATCAATAGTGAAGATGAGGATAGTGAAAGTGAGGTTCTAAGGACCCGTAACAACAACAAGAATAAGAATCCTTTGGAAAATGGAGACAGATTGGACTCCTTTCTGCAACCGAAAGATGATCCTAATCTTGGTATTTCCAAACAAGTTCGAGCTTTATGGAAGAAGTTGCAGCAGATCGAGGTGCTTGAAGAGAAGCAGTTGAGTGGATGCATCCTTGATGACCAGCAAATTGCAAAGCTGCAAACAAGACCAGCTCTTGAAAATTCTCTTGCTGAGCTTGGTGTACCAGTTGAAAGATCTCATTTGAAAGGATCATGTTCAATTCTCTCTGAtggaaaaggaaataaaaaggcTGAGGTTTCAAGAAAGCAGCGGAGGAAGAGCAAACAAAGGGTATCACAGGTGGAGACCGTATCTGGTTTTTGTACAACTAACAAAGAACCAAACTCGGTGAAGGGTTTCTCTGATGTTGAAAACCCCCAAGTTTTAATGACTAAG GAAGAGAACCGTGGGTGTGAAGGAGCTACACAAAACGAAGCCTCCATAGAGTCTACTTTTTTTGTTCAGAAAAAGGACAGTTCAGTGCCTGCAAAAGATAAGGGTACTTCACAAACAGCAACCAAGAAGAAGAATAGGAAAGGTGGGCTTTCTATGTTTCTGAGCGGTGCTCTTGATGACTCCCCTAAACAAGTTACTCCCCTGCCACCAACACCCCGTAGTGAGGGTCCTGCATGGGGTGGTGCTAAGGTTTCAAAGGGATCTGCTTCACTTCGTGAAATTCAGGATGAGCAGAGCAAAATACAGGTGAACCAGAAAACTGGAAGTAAAAATCAGGTGGAAGATCTTTTTGCTGGTAAAAGTGAAGGTAAAATCCTGCTGAGTTCATATTTGCCATCCAAGCCAATTCCCGTGGTCTCTGTCCAAACACCACAGGCATCTGATGCGGAAAGAAGCACGCCTCCTTGGGCTTCCTCTGGTACCCCTCCTCATCTTTCTCGGCCATCTCTCAGGGACATCCAGATGCAGCAG GGAAAGCAACTGCACGGTCTTTCTCACAGTCCAAAGATGAAAATGTCTGGCTTTTCAGTAGCTTCAAGTCAAGGCTCGCCATCTGACTCCCCTGGGGTGAACCGCTGGTTCAAACCGGAGATAGAAGCAACATCTTCAATTCGTTCAATCCAGATTGAAGAGAGGGCTATTAAAGACCTTAAACGCTTCTACAGCAGCGTCAAAGTTGTGAAAAACCAGTCATAA
- the LOC108473654 gene encoding uncharacterized protein LOC108473654 isoform X1, translated as MFNSPQGNKQSLQKSMRKVSPGASQKDLWLAVREGSLPDVDSVLALLKKAGGNINSRNSFGLTPLHIATWRNNIPVIRRLLAAGADPDARDGESGWSSLHRALHFGHLAVASVLLQSGASITLEDSKCRTPVDLLSGPVLQVFGSAQDSVATEVFSWGSGVNYQLGTGNAHIQKLPCKLDSFHGSKIKLVSAAKFHSIAVTARGEVYTWGFGRGGRLGHPDFDIHSGQAAVITPRQVTSGLGAHRVKAIAAAKHHTVIATEGGDVFTWGSNREGQLGYTSVDTQPTPRRVSSLRSRIVAVAAANKHTAVVSASGEVFTWGCNREGQLGYGTSNSASNYTPRIVEYLKSKVFVGVATAKYHTIVLGADGEVYTWGHRLVTPRRVVITRNLKKSGSTPLKFHRKERLHVVAIAAGMVHSIAMTEDGALFYWVSSDPDLRCQQLYSLCGKKMVSISAGKYWAAATTATGDVYMWDGKQSTDKPPVATRLHGVKRATSVSVGETHLLTIGSVYHPVYPPSMPKSDKAPKLKVNDEVEEFDEECMFDDLESSSITSAHKNDSEQKPIPSLKSLCEKVAAECLVEPRNAIQLLEIADSLGADDLKKHCEDIIIHNLDYILTVSSQAFASASPDVLANLEKSLDLRSSESWSYRRLPTHTATFPVIINSEDEDSESEVLRTRNNNKNKNPLENGDRLDSFLQPKDDPNLGISKQVRALWKKLQQIEVLEEKQLSGCILDDQQIAKLQTRPALENSLAELGVPVERSHLKGSCSILSDGKGNKKAEVSRKQRRKSKQRVSQVETVSGFCTTNKEPNSVKGFSDVENPQVLMTKEENRGCEGATQNEASIESTFFVQKKDSSVPAKDKGTSQTATKKKNRKGGLSMFLSGALDDSPKQVTPLPPTPRSEGPAWGGAKVSKGSASLREIQDEQSKIQVNQKTGSKNQVEDLFAGKSEGKILLSSYLPSKPIPVVSVQTPQASDAERSTPPWASSGTPPHLSRPSLRDIQMQQQGKQLHGLSHSPKMKMSGFSVASSQGSPSDSPGVNRWFKPEIEATSSIRSIQIEERAIKDLKRFYSSVKVVKNQS; from the exons ATGTTTAATTCACCTCAAGGAAATAAACAGAGCCTCCAAAAATCCATGCGAAAAGTCTCACCTGGTGCCTCACAAAAAGATTTGTGGCTTGCTGTGCGAGAAGGGTCCTTGCCTGATGTAGACTCAGTGTTGGCTCTATTGAAGAAGGCTGGAGGTAATATCAATTCAAGGAACAGTTTTGGTCTGACTCCTCTTCACATTGCAACTTGGAGAAACAACATTCCTGTTATTCGAAGGCTTCTAGCTGCTGGTGCTGATCCTGATGCTAGG GATGGAGAATCAGGATGGAGTAGCCTTCACAGGGCTCTGCATTTCGGTCATCTTGCTGTAGCAAGTGTTCTCCTTCAGTCTGGTGCTTCTATTACATTGGAAGATTCAAAATGTAGAACACCTGTAGATCTCCTATCAGGGCCTGTCTTGCAGGTTTTTGGAAGTGCACAGGATTCAG TAGCTACTGAGGTGTTTAGCTGGGGAAGTGGTGTGAACTATCAACTTGGAACTGGAAATGCCCACATACAAAAGCTACCTTGCAAACTTGATTCATTTCATGGCTCAAAAATTAAGTTGGTTTCTGCTGCTAAGTTCCACAGTATAGCTGTTACGGCCCGCGGAGAAGTCTACACCTGGGGTTTTGGAAGGGGGGGCCGTCTTGGGCATCCTGACTTTGACATTCATAG TGGTCAAGCTGCAGTTATCACTCCCCGCCAAGTGACTTCTGGTTTGGGGGCACATCGAGTGAAAGCAATTGCTGCAGCTAAACATCACACTGTAATTGCTACTGAGGGTGGGGATGTGTTCACTTGGGGATCCAATAGAG AGGGTCAGCTGGGCTATACGTCTGTGGATACCCAACCAACACCACGTAGAGTAAGTTCACTTAGATCAAGAATAGTTGCTGTTGCTGCTGCAAATAAGCATACTGCTGTTGTCTCTGCATCTGGTGAAGTTTTCACATGGGGTTGCAACCGAGAGGGTCAACTTGGCTATGGCACATCTAATTCGGCATCAAATTACACACCAAGAATAGTTGAGTACTTGAAAAGCAAGGTCTTTGTAGGTGTTGCGACCGCAAAATATCACACAATTGTTTTGGGAGCTGATGGAGAG GTATATACTTGGGGTCATCGACTAGTCACACCTAGACGAGTTGTCATTACTAGAAATTTAAAAAAGAGTGGAAGCACGCCCCTGAAATTCCATCGAAAGGAACGACTTCATGTGGTTGCAATAGCTGCTGGGATGGTACATAGCATTGCTATGACTGAAGATGGAGCATTATTTTATTGGGTTTCCTCAGATCCTGATCTTAGATGCCAACAG TTATATTCGTTGTGTGGAAAGAAAATGGTAAGCATTTCTGCTGGCAAGTATTGGGCTGCAGCTACCACTGCTACAGGTGATGTTTACATGTGGGATGGCAAGCAAAGTACAGACAAACCACCTGTTGCAACTCGGTTACATGGCGTTAAGAGGGCTACTTCAGTTTCAGTTGGTGAGACTCATCTTTTGACTATTGGTTCTGTCTATCACCCTGTCTATCCTCCTAGCATGCCCAAAAGTGACAAGGCACCAAAGTTGAAAGTCAATGATGAAGTAGAAGAATTTGATGAggaatgcatgtttgatgatttagAGTCAAGTAGCATAACATCTGCACATAAAAATGATTCTGAGCAAAAGCCCATACCAAGCTTAAAGAGTCTTTGTGAGAAAGTGGCAGCAGAGTGTCTAGTGGAGCCACGAAATGCAATTCAACTACTTGAAATTGCAGATTCCCTTGGAGCTGATGATTTGAAGAAGCATTGTGAG GATATTATTATTCATAACTTGGACTATATCTTAACAGTTTCATCACAAGCTTTCGCCAGTGCATCACCAGATGTTTTAGCTAATCTTGAGAAGTCATTAGACTTGAGATCATCGGAGTCATGGAGTTATCGTCGGCTCCCCACTCATACAGCTACCTTTCCAGTTATCATCAATAGTGAAGATGAGGATAGTGAAAGTGAGGTTCTAAGGACCCGTAACAACAACAAGAATAAGAATCCTTTGGAAAATGGAGACAGATTGGACTCCTTTCTGCAACCGAAAGATGATCCTAATCTTGGTATTTCCAAACAAGTTCGAGCTTTATGGAAGAAGTTGCAGCAGATCGAGGTGCTTGAAGAGAAGCAGTTGAGTGGATGCATCCTTGATGACCAGCAAATTGCAAAGCTGCAAACAAGACCAGCTCTTGAAAATTCTCTTGCTGAGCTTGGTGTACCAGTTGAAAGATCTCATTTGAAAGGATCATGTTCAATTCTCTCTGAtggaaaaggaaataaaaaggcTGAGGTTTCAAGAAAGCAGCGGAGGAAGAGCAAACAAAGGGTATCACAGGTGGAGACCGTATCTGGTTTTTGTACAACTAACAAAGAACCAAACTCGGTGAAGGGTTTCTCTGATGTTGAAAACCCCCAAGTTTTAATGACTAAG GAAGAGAACCGTGGGTGTGAAGGAGCTACACAAAACGAAGCCTCCATAGAGTCTACTTTTTTTGTTCAGAAAAAGGACAGTTCAGTGCCTGCAAAAGATAAGGGTACTTCACAAACAGCAACCAAGAAGAAGAATAGGAAAGGTGGGCTTTCTATGTTTCTGAGCGGTGCTCTTGATGACTCCCCTAAACAAGTTACTCCCCTGCCACCAACACCCCGTAGTGAGGGTCCTGCATGGGGTGGTGCTAAGGTTTCAAAGGGATCTGCTTCACTTCGTGAAATTCAGGATGAGCAGAGCAAAATACAGGTGAACCAGAAAACTGGAAGTAAAAATCAGGTGGAAGATCTTTTTGCTGGTAAAAGTGAAGGTAAAATCCTGCTGAGTTCATATTTGCCATCCAAGCCAATTCCCGTGGTCTCTGTCCAAACACCACAGGCATCTGATGCGGAAAGAAGCACGCCTCCTTGGGCTTCCTCTGGTACCCCTCCTCATCTTTCTCGGCCATCTCTCAGGGACATCCAGATGCAGCAG CAGGGAAAGCAACTGCACGGTCTTTCTCACAGTCCAAAGATGAAAATGTCTGGCTTTTCAGTAGCTTCAAGTCAAGGCTCGCCATCTGACTCCCCTGGGGTGAACCGCTGGTTCAAACCGGAGATAGAAGCAACATCTTCAATTCGTTCAATCCAGATTGAAGAGAGGGCTATTAAAGACCTTAAACGCTTCTACAGCAGCGTCAAAGTTGTGAAAAACCAGTCATAA
- the LOC108473654 gene encoding uncharacterized protein LOC108473654 isoform X4, with protein sequence MFNSPQGNKQSLQKSMRKVSPGASQKDLWLAVREGSLPDVDSVLALLKKAGGNINSRNSFGLTPLHIATWRNNIPVIRRLLAAGADPDARDGESGWSSLHRALHFGHLAVASVLLQSGASITLEDSKCRTPVDLLSGPVLQVFGSAQDSATEVFSWGSGVNYQLGTGNAHIQKLPCKLDSFHGSKIKLVSAAKFHSIAVTARGEVYTWGFGRGGRLGHPDFDIHSGQAAVITPRQVTSGLGAHRVKAIAAAKHHTVIATEGGDVFTWGSNREGQLGYTSVDTQPTPRRVSSLRSRIVAVAAANKHTAVVSASGEVFTWGCNREGQLGYGTSNSASNYTPRIVEYLKSKVFVGVATAKYHTIVLGADGEVYTWGHRLVTPRRVVITRNLKKSGSTPLKFHRKERLHVVAIAAGMVHSIAMTEDGALFYWVSSDPDLRCQQLYSLCGKKMVSISAGKYWAAATTATGDVYMWDGKQSTDKPPVATRLHGVKRATSVSVGETHLLTIGSVYHPVYPPSMPKSDKAPKLKVNDEVEEFDEECMFDDLESSSITSAHKNDSEQKPIPSLKSLCEKVAAECLVEPRNAIQLLEIADSLGADDLKKHCEDIIIHNLDYILTVSSQAFASASPDVLANLEKSLDLRSSESWSYRRLPTHTATFPVIINSEDEDSESEVLRTRNNNKNKNPLENGDRLDSFLQPKDDPNLGISKQVRALWKKLQQIEVLEEKQLSGCILDDQQIAKLQTRPALENSLAELGVPVERSHLKGSCSILSDGKGNKKAEVSRKQRRKSKQRVSQVETVSGFCTTNKEPNSVKGFSDVENPQVLMTKEENRGCEGATQNEASIESTFFVQKKDSSVPAKDKGTSQTATKKKNRKGGLSMFLSGALDDSPKQVTPLPPTPRSEGPAWGGAKVSKGSASLREIQDEQSKIQVNQKTGSKNQVEDLFAGKSEGKILLSSYLPSKPIPVVSVQTPQASDAERSTPPWASSGTPPHLSRPSLRDIQMQQGKQLHGLSHSPKMKMSGFSVASSQGSPSDSPGVNRWFKPEIEATSSIRSIQIEERAIKDLKRFYSSVKVVKNQS encoded by the exons ATGTTTAATTCACCTCAAGGAAATAAACAGAGCCTCCAAAAATCCATGCGAAAAGTCTCACCTGGTGCCTCACAAAAAGATTTGTGGCTTGCTGTGCGAGAAGGGTCCTTGCCTGATGTAGACTCAGTGTTGGCTCTATTGAAGAAGGCTGGAGGTAATATCAATTCAAGGAACAGTTTTGGTCTGACTCCTCTTCACATTGCAACTTGGAGAAACAACATTCCTGTTATTCGAAGGCTTCTAGCTGCTGGTGCTGATCCTGATGCTAGG GATGGAGAATCAGGATGGAGTAGCCTTCACAGGGCTCTGCATTTCGGTCATCTTGCTGTAGCAAGTGTTCTCCTTCAGTCTGGTGCTTCTATTACATTGGAAGATTCAAAATGTAGAACACCTGTAGATCTCCTATCAGGGCCTGTCTTGCAGGTTTTTGGAAGTGCACAGGATTCAG CTACTGAGGTGTTTAGCTGGGGAAGTGGTGTGAACTATCAACTTGGAACTGGAAATGCCCACATACAAAAGCTACCTTGCAAACTTGATTCATTTCATGGCTCAAAAATTAAGTTGGTTTCTGCTGCTAAGTTCCACAGTATAGCTGTTACGGCCCGCGGAGAAGTCTACACCTGGGGTTTTGGAAGGGGGGGCCGTCTTGGGCATCCTGACTTTGACATTCATAG TGGTCAAGCTGCAGTTATCACTCCCCGCCAAGTGACTTCTGGTTTGGGGGCACATCGAGTGAAAGCAATTGCTGCAGCTAAACATCACACTGTAATTGCTACTGAGGGTGGGGATGTGTTCACTTGGGGATCCAATAGAG AGGGTCAGCTGGGCTATACGTCTGTGGATACCCAACCAACACCACGTAGAGTAAGTTCACTTAGATCAAGAATAGTTGCTGTTGCTGCTGCAAATAAGCATACTGCTGTTGTCTCTGCATCTGGTGAAGTTTTCACATGGGGTTGCAACCGAGAGGGTCAACTTGGCTATGGCACATCTAATTCGGCATCAAATTACACACCAAGAATAGTTGAGTACTTGAAAAGCAAGGTCTTTGTAGGTGTTGCGACCGCAAAATATCACACAATTGTTTTGGGAGCTGATGGAGAG GTATATACTTGGGGTCATCGACTAGTCACACCTAGACGAGTTGTCATTACTAGAAATTTAAAAAAGAGTGGAAGCACGCCCCTGAAATTCCATCGAAAGGAACGACTTCATGTGGTTGCAATAGCTGCTGGGATGGTACATAGCATTGCTATGACTGAAGATGGAGCATTATTTTATTGGGTTTCCTCAGATCCTGATCTTAGATGCCAACAG TTATATTCGTTGTGTGGAAAGAAAATGGTAAGCATTTCTGCTGGCAAGTATTGGGCTGCAGCTACCACTGCTACAGGTGATGTTTACATGTGGGATGGCAAGCAAAGTACAGACAAACCACCTGTTGCAACTCGGTTACATGGCGTTAAGAGGGCTACTTCAGTTTCAGTTGGTGAGACTCATCTTTTGACTATTGGTTCTGTCTATCACCCTGTCTATCCTCCTAGCATGCCCAAAAGTGACAAGGCACCAAAGTTGAAAGTCAATGATGAAGTAGAAGAATTTGATGAggaatgcatgtttgatgatttagAGTCAAGTAGCATAACATCTGCACATAAAAATGATTCTGAGCAAAAGCCCATACCAAGCTTAAAGAGTCTTTGTGAGAAAGTGGCAGCAGAGTGTCTAGTGGAGCCACGAAATGCAATTCAACTACTTGAAATTGCAGATTCCCTTGGAGCTGATGATTTGAAGAAGCATTGTGAG GATATTATTATTCATAACTTGGACTATATCTTAACAGTTTCATCACAAGCTTTCGCCAGTGCATCACCAGATGTTTTAGCTAATCTTGAGAAGTCATTAGACTTGAGATCATCGGAGTCATGGAGTTATCGTCGGCTCCCCACTCATACAGCTACCTTTCCAGTTATCATCAATAGTGAAGATGAGGATAGTGAAAGTGAGGTTCTAAGGACCCGTAACAACAACAAGAATAAGAATCCTTTGGAAAATGGAGACAGATTGGACTCCTTTCTGCAACCGAAAGATGATCCTAATCTTGGTATTTCCAAACAAGTTCGAGCTTTATGGAAGAAGTTGCAGCAGATCGAGGTGCTTGAAGAGAAGCAGTTGAGTGGATGCATCCTTGATGACCAGCAAATTGCAAAGCTGCAAACAAGACCAGCTCTTGAAAATTCTCTTGCTGAGCTTGGTGTACCAGTTGAAAGATCTCATTTGAAAGGATCATGTTCAATTCTCTCTGAtggaaaaggaaataaaaaggcTGAGGTTTCAAGAAAGCAGCGGAGGAAGAGCAAACAAAGGGTATCACAGGTGGAGACCGTATCTGGTTTTTGTACAACTAACAAAGAACCAAACTCGGTGAAGGGTTTCTCTGATGTTGAAAACCCCCAAGTTTTAATGACTAAG GAAGAGAACCGTGGGTGTGAAGGAGCTACACAAAACGAAGCCTCCATAGAGTCTACTTTTTTTGTTCAGAAAAAGGACAGTTCAGTGCCTGCAAAAGATAAGGGTACTTCACAAACAGCAACCAAGAAGAAGAATAGGAAAGGTGGGCTTTCTATGTTTCTGAGCGGTGCTCTTGATGACTCCCCTAAACAAGTTACTCCCCTGCCACCAACACCCCGTAGTGAGGGTCCTGCATGGGGTGGTGCTAAGGTTTCAAAGGGATCTGCTTCACTTCGTGAAATTCAGGATGAGCAGAGCAAAATACAGGTGAACCAGAAAACTGGAAGTAAAAATCAGGTGGAAGATCTTTTTGCTGGTAAAAGTGAAGGTAAAATCCTGCTGAGTTCATATTTGCCATCCAAGCCAATTCCCGTGGTCTCTGTCCAAACACCACAGGCATCTGATGCGGAAAGAAGCACGCCTCCTTGGGCTTCCTCTGGTACCCCTCCTCATCTTTCTCGGCCATCTCTCAGGGACATCCAGATGCAGCAG GGAAAGCAACTGCACGGTCTTTCTCACAGTCCAAAGATGAAAATGTCTGGCTTTTCAGTAGCTTCAAGTCAAGGCTCGCCATCTGACTCCCCTGGGGTGAACCGCTGGTTCAAACCGGAGATAGAAGCAACATCTTCAATTCGTTCAATCCAGATTGAAGAGAGGGCTATTAAAGACCTTAAACGCTTCTACAGCAGCGTCAAAGTTGTGAAAAACCAGTCATAA